One part of the Vicia villosa cultivar HV-30 ecotype Madison, WI linkage group LG6, Vvil1.0, whole genome shotgun sequence genome encodes these proteins:
- the LOC131609657 gene encoding uncharacterized protein LOC131609657 isoform X1 — protein sequence MLLSHAPPLPFLLSTILHYQPHHYSRTLFSSPLFSTSHSFSQSRRSSILPMNGVTIATDDSSSTSSPEHVTGDWSSVPSLRLRDHRFTVPLDYSRGVQSSPKITVFAREVVAVGKEEQSLPYLLFLQGGPGFECRPPTESSGWIHKVCEQFRLILMDQRGTGLSTPLSVSSMSQFKSAVDLADFLKYFRADSIVNDAEFIRVRLVPNAGPWTILGQSYGGFCAVTYLSFAPQGLQQALMTGGIPPIGDGCTADSVYRASFEQVKHQNEKYYKRYPQDIKIVQELVSYLAEQEGGGVALPSGGILTPRGLQTLGLSGLGSSSGFENLHYMFERVWDPTLVPGSPKKISHYFLNAFESSISVDTNPLYALLHESIYCQGSSSRWSASRIRTEADEKFDAIKAAREGLPVYFTGEMIFPWMFDEIHALKPFKEVAHILSEKKDWPRLYDSKALNNNKVPVAAAVYYEDMYVNFNLSKETASQIAGIRLWITNEFMHSGLRDDGNKVLDHLLGMLNGKKPLF from the exons ATGTTGTTATCTCACGCGCCACCACTACCTTTTCTTCTTTCAACTATACTCCATTATCAACCTCATCACTATTCTCGCACATTATTCTCATCACCTCTTTTCTCAACCAGCCATTCATTCTCACAATCTCGCCGGAGTTCAATCCTCCCAATGAACGGAGTAACCATCGCCACTGATGACTCCTCCTCTACCTCCTCGCCGGAGCACGTCACCGGGGATTGGTCATCCGTTCCTTCACTCCGGCTGCGTGATCACAGATTCACCGTTCCTCTCGATTATTCTCGAGGCGTACAGTCTTCTCCTAAGATCACTGTTTTTGCTCGTGAAGTAGTTGCAG TTGGAAAAGAAGAGCAATCATTGCCATATTTACTGTTTTTGCAAGGGGGACCTGGGTTTGAGTGCCGACCACCAACTGAATCTAGTGGATGgattcataaagtttgtgagcaGTTCCGTCTCATCTTAATGGATCAG CGAGGAACAGGCTTATCAACTCCTTTGTCTGTGTCATCAATGTCACAGTTCAAGTCTGCAGTTGACTTAGCTGACTTCTTGAAGTATTTTCGAGCTGATAGTATAGTAAATGATGCAGAGTTTATTCGTGTTCGCTTAGTTCCAAATGCTGGACCTTGGACCATTTTGGGACAG AGTTACGGTGGGTTTTGTGCGGTCACATATTTGAGTTTTGCGCCACAAGGACTGCAGCAAGCTCTTATGACAGGTGGAATTCCTCCGATTGGAGATGGCTGCACTGCAGATTCGGTATACAGAGCAAGCTTTGAGCAAGTTAAACATCAAAACGAGAAGTACTACAAAAGATACCCTCAGGATATTAAAATTGTTCAAGAACTTGTTAGTTATTTAGCTGAACAAGAAGGAGGAGGG GTAGCTCTTCCTTCTGGAGGCATCTTAACCCCAAGAGGGTTGCAGACTCTTGGGCTCTCTGGCTTAGGATCTAGTTCTGGTTTCGAGAACCTGCACTATAT GTTTGAGAGAGTGTGGGATCCAACTTTAGTTCCAGGATCACCTAAGAAAATAAGCCACTACTTCCTAAATGCT TTTGAAAGCTCGATAAGTGTTGATACTAATCCATTGTATGCTCTTCTACATGAATCTATATATTGTCAG ggttcttctagtagatggtctGCCAGCAGAATAAGGACTGAAGCCGATGAAAAATTCGACGCAATTAAAGCTGCTAGAGAAGGACTCCCTGTATATTTTACCGGAGAG ATGATTTTCCCATGGATGTTTGATGAGATTCATGCCTTGAAACCATTCAAAGAAGTAGCTCATATATTGTCCGAGAAGAAGGATTGGCCCCGATTATATGACTCCAAGGCTCTTAATAACAACAAG GTACCTGTTGCAGCCGCCGTTTACTATGAAGACATGTATGTGAATTTTAACCTTTCGAAGGAAACAGCTTCTCAAATAGCAGGGATCAGACTATGGATAACTAATGAGTTCATGCATTCTGGCTTGCGTGATGATGGGAACAAAGTTCTTGATCATTTGTTGGGAATGTTAAATGGAAAGAAACCATTATTTTGA
- the LOC131609657 gene encoding uncharacterized protein LOC131609657 isoform X2 — translation MISSSFIDCLMVGKEEQSLPYLLFLQGGPGFECRPPTESSGWIHKVCEQFRLILMDQRGTGLSTPLSVSSMSQFKSAVDLADFLKYFRADSIVNDAEFIRVRLVPNAGPWTILGQSYGGFCAVTYLSFAPQGLQQALMTGGIPPIGDGCTADSVYRASFEQVKHQNEKYYKRYPQDIKIVQELVSYLAEQEGGGVALPSGGILTPRGLQTLGLSGLGSSSGFENLHYMFERVWDPTLVPGSPKKISHYFLNAFESSISVDTNPLYALLHESIYCQGSSSRWSASRIRTEADEKFDAIKAAREGLPVYFTGEMIFPWMFDEIHALKPFKEVAHILSEKKDWPRLYDSKALNNNKVPVAAAVYYEDMYVNFNLSKETASQIAGIRLWITNEFMHSGLRDDGNKVLDHLLGMLNGKKPLF, via the exons ATGATAAGTAGTAGCTTTATTGACTGCTTGATGG TTGGAAAAGAAGAGCAATCATTGCCATATTTACTGTTTTTGCAAGGGGGACCTGGGTTTGAGTGCCGACCACCAACTGAATCTAGTGGATGgattcataaagtttgtgagcaGTTCCGTCTCATCTTAATGGATCAG CGAGGAACAGGCTTATCAACTCCTTTGTCTGTGTCATCAATGTCACAGTTCAAGTCTGCAGTTGACTTAGCTGACTTCTTGAAGTATTTTCGAGCTGATAGTATAGTAAATGATGCAGAGTTTATTCGTGTTCGCTTAGTTCCAAATGCTGGACCTTGGACCATTTTGGGACAG AGTTACGGTGGGTTTTGTGCGGTCACATATTTGAGTTTTGCGCCACAAGGACTGCAGCAAGCTCTTATGACAGGTGGAATTCCTCCGATTGGAGATGGCTGCACTGCAGATTCGGTATACAGAGCAAGCTTTGAGCAAGTTAAACATCAAAACGAGAAGTACTACAAAAGATACCCTCAGGATATTAAAATTGTTCAAGAACTTGTTAGTTATTTAGCTGAACAAGAAGGAGGAGGG GTAGCTCTTCCTTCTGGAGGCATCTTAACCCCAAGAGGGTTGCAGACTCTTGGGCTCTCTGGCTTAGGATCTAGTTCTGGTTTCGAGAACCTGCACTATAT GTTTGAGAGAGTGTGGGATCCAACTTTAGTTCCAGGATCACCTAAGAAAATAAGCCACTACTTCCTAAATGCT TTTGAAAGCTCGATAAGTGTTGATACTAATCCATTGTATGCTCTTCTACATGAATCTATATATTGTCAG ggttcttctagtagatggtctGCCAGCAGAATAAGGACTGAAGCCGATGAAAAATTCGACGCAATTAAAGCTGCTAGAGAAGGACTCCCTGTATATTTTACCGGAGAG ATGATTTTCCCATGGATGTTTGATGAGATTCATGCCTTGAAACCATTCAAAGAAGTAGCTCATATATTGTCCGAGAAGAAGGATTGGCCCCGATTATATGACTCCAAGGCTCTTAATAACAACAAG GTACCTGTTGCAGCCGCCGTTTACTATGAAGACATGTATGTGAATTTTAACCTTTCGAAGGAAACAGCTTCTCAAATAGCAGGGATCAGACTATGGATAACTAATGAGTTCATGCATTCTGGCTTGCGTGATGATGGGAACAAAGTTCTTGATCATTTGTTGGGAATGTTAAATGGAAAGAAACCATTATTTTGA
- the LOC131609660 gene encoding sphingoid long-chain bases kinase 2, mitochondrial, producing MVALGKGFSMPNNMVFRSELQPITPERFHGIDSSSSSRRRDLVFVVNPQGANGRTGREWRKLVPYLKSRLGKECNICESLTSGPCHAIDITREAIREGADAVIAVGGDGTLHEVVNGFFWAGKPVANQMNESTRSTALGLIPLGTGSDFARTFGWKDDPCEAVERVARGLRSKIDVGVITGESCEHHYFINIADIHLTAKAGFHAARYKAFGKVCYVIGALQAFMGHQNQDLRIKINEGEWVTFPQVTAICAGNAKYFGGGMKIAPNADPFTGNLEVVILQDFKWYDFVLKLHKLYNGTHLSVKNVSTRSVLSIEVEDISGKGGIYIQSDGEHLGFLPKKISILPAAIQMIF from the exons ATGGTAGCATTGGGTAAAGGATTTTCCATGCCTAACAACATGGTTTTCAGATCAGAGCTCCAACCTATCACACCGGAACGCTTCCATGgcattgattcttcttcttcttcccgtCGAAGGGACCTTGTATTCGTCGTCAACCCTCAAG GTGCTAATGGGAGGACTGGTAGAGAATGGAGGAAGTTAGTTCCATATCTTAAGTCTCGCCTTGGTAAAGAATGCAAT aTATGTGAATCCTTAACTTCAGGCCCTTGTCATGCGATTGACATAACGAGAGAG GCTATAAGGGAAGGGGCTGATGCTGTCATTGCTGTTGGAGGTGATGGAACTCTTCATGAG GTTGTTAATGGGTTTTTCTGGGCTGGAAAACCTGTTGCTAATCAAATGAATGAGTCTACACGTTCAACTGCTCTCGGT CTCATCCCCTTGGGGACCGGTTCTGATTTTGCCAGAACATTTGGATG GAAAGATGATCCCTGTGAGGCTGTTGAACGCGTTGCTAGAG GGTTGAGATCAAAGATAGATGTCGGAGTTATTACTGGAGAAAGTTGCGAACATCATTACTTCATAAATATTGCTGACATTCATTT GACTGCAAAGGCAGGTTTTCATGCTGCTAGGTACAAGGCATTTGGAAAAGTGTGCTATGTCATCGGGGCATTGCAAGCCTTCATGGGACATCAAAATCAGGATCTGAGAATCAAG ATCAACGAAGGCGAGTGGGTTACATTTCCTCAAGTGACTGCTATTTGTGCCGGTAATGCAAAATACTTTGGCGGCGGCATGAAAATTGCACCGAATGCTGATCCTTTCACAGGAAATTTAGAG GTTGTGATTCTTCAGGACTTCAAGTGGTATGATTTTGTTCTCAAATTACATAAACTTTACAATGGGACACATCTCTCGGTTAAAAATGTATCGACAAGAAG TGTACTTTCGATTGAGGTGGAGGACATCTCAGGCAAGGGTGGCATCTATATTCAATCTGACGGAGAGCATTTGGGATTCCTTCCAAAAAAGATCTCTATTCTCCCTGCTGCTATTCAGATGATATTTTGA
- the LOC131609661 gene encoding probable WRKY transcription factor 24 translates to MESQDPPPQNNTSSSIPFFFTPSLPNYPLESQDQGLIGDIDSWGNFFLGQSNNSLLVEDAKETLLMENIQQCTSSSNMVNSINENGSYQLHEEEKRKKLEEKRVKSGRVKKPTKVPRFAFQTRSVDDILDDGYRWRKYGQKAVKNTTYPRSYYRCTHHTCNVKKQVQRLSKDTSIVVTTYEGIHNHPCEKLMETLTPLIKQIQFLASL, encoded by the exons ATGGAAAGCCAAGACCCTCCACCTCAAAACAACACTTCTAGTTCTATCCCCTTCTTCTTTACGCCttctttaccaaattatcctTTGGAGTCTCAAGATCAAGGACTAATTGGTGATATTGACTCATGGGGCAATTTTTTCTTAGGACAAAGTAACAATAGTTTGCTTGTTGAGGATGCTAAGGAGACGTTATTAATGGAGAATATTCAACAATGCACTTCTTCTTCTAATATGGTGAATAGTATAAATGAAAATGGGAGTTATCAACTACATGaggaagaaaagagaaagaaattggaggagaaaaGGGTTAAGAGTGGCAGAGTGAAGAAGCCAACAAAAGTGCCAAGGTTTGCGTTTCAGACAAGAAGTGTTGATGATATTTTGGACGATGGTTATCGTTGGAGGAAATATGGACAAAAAGCTGTCAAGAACACCACATATCCCAG AAGCTACTATCGATGCACACATCACACATGCAATGTGAAGAAACAAGTGCAAAGGCTATCCAAAGATACTAGCATTGTGGTGACTACGTACGAGGGAATTCACAACCATCCATGCGAGAAGCTTATGGAAACCCTAACTCCTCTTATAAAGCAAATTCAATTTCTTGCTAGTTTGTAA
- the LOC131614418 gene encoding F-box/kelch-repeat protein At3g06240-like, with protein sequence MENSVFLPFELIIEILLRLPVKPLLRFRCVCKSWLSLISSNTFATSHFEHAATHRRFFITRSALQPLSIDLDSSFHDASPTDDYLIVSGWGEYDPVPRPIKLMIFSLRANKWKPIEVASHLPYMATSVSENTPKCGLFLNGSIHWMVHNYEKSKNVIIAFDLKEMTISEIALPDDFILSYSNNFSIYYDLLEVGGLINAWVKDLNTVKIWVMQKYGVHSSWTKIIQFSIDPDLHNSLEIICLTKCGDIVGINDVVGLVKLNDKGHDGYALVVYTESLFSLPSSGQT encoded by the exons ATGGAGAACAGCGTGTTTCTGCCTTTTGAATTGATCATCGAAATTCTGTTGAGGTTACCGGTGAAGCCTCTATTGCGTTTCAGATGTGTCTGCAAATCATGGCTTTCTCTTATTTCTAGTAACACTTTTGCTACTTCACATTTTGAACATGCTGCCACACACAGACGTTTCTTCATAACACGTTCTGCTCTTCAACCTTTATCTATAGATCTTGATTCATCGTTCCACGATGCTTCT CCAACTGATGATTACTTGATAGTTTCCGGGTGGGGAGAATATGACCCAGTACCTAGGCCAATAAAATTGATGATTTTCTCATTGAGAGCTAATAAGTGGAAACCAATTGAGGTTGCTTCTCATTTGCCTTATATGGCGACTTCTGTATCGGAAAATACCCCTAAATGTGGGTTGTTCTTGAATGGATCTATCCATTGGATGGTTCATAATTATGAGAAATCAAAGAATGTTATTATTGCCTTTGATTTAAAGGAAATGACGATATCAGAGATAGCTCTGCCAGATGATTTTATTCTCAGTTATAGTAATAATTTTTCTATATATTATGATTTGTTGGAAGTTGGAGGACTTATCAATGCATGGGTGAAGGACCTGAATACAGTGAAGATATGGGTGATGCAAAAATATGGAGTTCACTCATCTTGGACTAAGATTATTCAATTTTCTATTGATCCTGATTTGCACAATTCTTTAGAGATAATATGCTTAACAAAGTGCGGTGATATTGTTGGAATAAATGATGTAGTTGGATTGGTGAAGTTGAATGATAAAGGACATGACGGATACGCATTGGTCGTGTATACAGAGTCTCTATTTTCACTCCCTAGCAGTGGTCAAACTTAG